The proteins below are encoded in one region of Megalops cyprinoides isolate fMegCyp1 chromosome 14, fMegCyp1.pri, whole genome shotgun sequence:
- the atp6ap2 gene encoding renin receptor codes for MSYGGSQRRMCRPLALFVVCAAFAAGVLGDRLTVLKAPQYVTFQEGDWPVSGEKVPDLVALTMGFSVEDELGWPGLQAGSLFQRPQASILVVVRGVDSLDLPQSSVSYPLENPVPFTLDSVANTMHTLFQEDTPVVLQLAPSEERLYMVGKANTVFEDLPVTLQQIQGRLTQDGSILKSLPHSSLRRNNEADLLFLSELQVLHDIAALLLRHKHLARDHSPDLFSLELAGLEEISRRYGTDSPQFRDATQILAGVLQKFADDMSSIYSNNAVVEVVTVKSFEAPLTRKSRSILESKQISNPGSPYNLAYKYNFEYAVVFNIVLWLMIVLALAVIAIAYNLWNMDPGYDSIIYRMTNQKIRLD; via the exons ATGAGCTACGGTGGAAGTCAAAGAAGAATGTGTCGTCCATTGGCGTTATTCGTTGTTTGCGCTGCTTTTGCAGCAG gagTTCTTGGGGACCGTCTGACAGTGTTGAAGGCACCCCAGTATGTGACCTTTCAAGAGGGAGACTGGCCTGTTTCTGGGGAGAAGGTCCCCGACCTGGTGGCCCTGACCATGGGGTTTTCCGTGGAGGAT GAGCTCGGCTGGCCCGGCCTACAGGCAGGCTCTCTGTTCCAGCGACCTCAGGCCAGCATCCTGGTGGTGGTGAGAGGCGTGGACAGCCTGGATCTGCCCCAGAGCTCAGTGTCCTACCCGCTGGAGAAT CCAGTGCCGTTCACCCTGGACAGTGTGGCCAACACCATGCACACGCTCTTCCAGGAGGACACGCCTGTGGTCCTGCAGCTGGCACCCAGCGAAGAG AGGCTGTACATGGTGGGGAAGGCCAACACGGTGTTCGAGGACCTCCCCGTCACCCTGCAGCAGATCCAGGGACGCCTGACTCAGGACGGCTCTATCCTCAAGTCCCTGCCCCACAGCTCCCTCAGGCGGAACAATGAG GCTGACCTGCTCTTCCTGTCCGAGTTGCAGGTGCTGCATGACATTGCTGCTTTG CTGCTGAGGCACAAGCACCTGGCCAGAGACCACTCCCCTGACCTTTTCTCCCTGGAGCTGGCTGGGCTGGAGGAGATCAGCCGTCGCTACGGCACGGACTCCCCGCAGTTCCGCGACGCCACCCAGATCCTGGCCGGTGTCCTGCAGAAG TTCGCAGACGACATGTCCAGCATCTACAGCAACAACGCGGTGGTGGAGGTAGTGACGGTGAAGAGCTTTGAGGCACCCCTCACCAGGAAGTCCCGCTCCATTCTGGAGTCGAAGCAGATC AGCAACCCCGGGAGCCCTTACAACCTGGCCTACAAGTACAACTTTGAATATGCTGTGGTGTTCAACATCGTGTTGTGGCTGATGATTGTCTTGGCCCTGGCTGTCATCGCCATCGCCTACAACCTGTGGAACATGGACCCGGGCTATGACAGCATCATCTACAGGATGACCAATCAAAAGATCCGCCTGGACTAA